One genomic window of Elaeis guineensis isolate ETL-2024a chromosome 2, EG11, whole genome shotgun sequence includes the following:
- the LOC105044220 gene encoding uncharacterized protein, with the protein MLEGKATIQDTDMPLKMQLQAMSSASEALDQFDVSDFRSIAAHIKKEFDMIYGSGWQCVVGSSFGCFFTHTQGTFIYFSLESLNFLIFKGVAA; encoded by the exons atgttgGAAGGGAAAGCAACGATCCAAGACACGGATATGCCATTAAAGATGCAGCTCCAAGCCATGTCCTCCGCCTCGGAAGCTCTTGACCAATTCGATGTCTCGGACTTCAGAAGCATCGCTGCTCACATTAAAAAG GAATTTGACATGATATATGGATCCGGCTGGCAATGTGTGGTGGGATCAAGCTTTGGCTGCTTCTTTACCCACACGCAAGGGACCTTCATCTACTTCAGCTTGGAATCTCTCAACTTCCTCATCTTTAAAGGAGTTGCAGCATAG